Genomic DNA from Amycolatopsis alba DSM 44262:
CCCCGACGACGCTGACCAAACCGTTCAGCAGCACCGAAACCACGATCGCCGCCAGGACACGGGGCACGATCAGGCGCTGGATCGGGTTGACCCCGAGGACCTCCATCGCGTCGATCTCTTCGCGGATCTTGCGGGCGCCGATGTCGGCGCAGACCGCGCTGCCGCCCGCGCCCGCCACCAGCAAAGCGGTGATCAGCGGGCTCGCCTGCTGCACGATCGCGAGCGCGCTCGCCGCGCCGGTGAACGACTGCGCGCCGATCTGCTGGGTCAGCGAACCCAGCTGCAGGGCGATGACCGCGCCGAACGGGATCGCCACCAGCGCCGTCGGCAGAATGGTGACGCTGGCGAAGAACCAGCACTGCTGGATCCATTCGCGGAACTGGAACGGGCGTTTGAAGATCGCCCGCAGGACTTCCCACGACAGGGTCGCGAGCCTGCCGACCTGTGTGAGCGCACCCGTACCGGGGACGGACACCGTCGCTCCCACAGAACCTCCCAGTCGCCTGCCCCGAGTCTTACTCCACCCGCTGACGCACCGTTGCGTTAGCGGTGTTCACTTTGCTCTCGGCACCCCCGCGCTAGATCTTGAGGGCGTGCGTCGCGGTCGCGCCGCCGTCGGCGACGAACTCCGAGCCCGTGCTGTACGAACTGTCGTCGCTGGCCAGGAACA
This window encodes:
- a CDS encoding MlaE family ABC transporter permease — protein: MGATVSVPGTGALTQVGRLATLSWEVLRAIFKRPFQFREWIQQCWFFASVTILPTALVAIPFGAVIALQLGSLTQQIGAQSFTGAASALAIVQQASPLITALLVAGAGGSAVCADIGARKIREEIDAMEVLGVNPIQRLIVPRVLAAIVVSVLLNGLVSVVGVLGGYFFNVVMQGGTPGAYLASFNALAQVPDLWVSEIKALLYGFVAGVVAAFRGLNPAGGPKGVGDAVNQAVVITFLLLFLINVVLTAIYLRIVPPKAM